One region of Vibrio sp. FE10 genomic DNA includes:
- a CDS encoding ATP-binding response regulator — protein MSGKPSYNISVPALRLSILFSVVLAAFAFYLYFSWSKVDSVAQVQSAPLLIQAQKLNQTIEFDIQTLQHCLKANNCSTRDFNLSTLKNEIDEFRSLASLNKTEFSLVGATEYTQLELAMNRFSDSAKTRNDILDLYLSLTNNYLQMDDNYRTMFNNHASDLMSEKNEFFVWLFMVVVILAVIAVFSNSVAMLKLKKSSSNEREIDYEFDALYQELKELDLQRLEELLNEVSINPKQRQIYSHLKLIFSKLEDQKRNNDLYKQLYALIGYEIRGITNTINGGVQYLVQETDENGVLMAKDITSACSTLSELAENYNRLISQGTESKSKEFSLLNVLSELMIHISAKVQRNEGQLDCFISDNLPNRVEGQSTSLFWILFLQLSNAIQLKSNKKLFVTIESGAASDMENTRVTINLNFLSTLDVSVAKLNKLHWSDHKHHTANTDDLAKSVLKDYGYYESHWFQSGTQERFQIELDLKAKNFHTEKTRFDGKRLLLCANTQVRIDVMKKMLSNLGLDITEIRTANELFSAAKTFGEYDAIMLTDTFEPNKLPSLSKTVKSQLKSHPNTKLLLSVTNTQHAQECHSFVDKIINSPAIPYEFIPNLLTIMEAEASEEQMENSSFLIVEDDRVQQILLKRILTKQEYEPDTVGDGADAVEHFMNKRSDIIFMDCIMPGMGGIEATKRIRQFEQENEKNPCTIIGATALTSSNEHQACIEAGMDYVISKPYKSDQIIKVINKYVAVQKLN, from the coding sequence ATGAGCGGAAAACCTTCTTACAACATTTCCGTACCAGCTCTGCGTCTGAGCATCTTGTTTAGCGTGGTTCTGGCTGCGTTCGCTTTCTATTTATACTTTTCTTGGTCAAAAGTAGATTCGGTTGCGCAAGTGCAAAGCGCCCCACTTCTGATACAAGCCCAAAAGCTCAATCAGACCATAGAATTTGATATTCAAACCTTGCAGCACTGCTTAAAAGCCAACAACTGCAGTACCCGTGACTTTAACCTGTCTACTTTGAAGAATGAGATTGATGAATTCCGCTCTTTAGCCTCTTTGAACAAAACCGAATTCAGTTTGGTTGGTGCGACCGAATACACCCAACTTGAATTAGCTATGAATCGCTTTTCCGACAGCGCTAAAACACGCAATGACATACTCGACTTATACCTATCGCTGACGAACAACTACCTACAGATGGATGACAACTATCGCACCATGTTTAACAACCATGCGAGCGACTTAATGTCAGAGAAAAATGAGTTCTTTGTCTGGTTGTTTATGGTGGTCGTGATATTGGCCGTGATTGCCGTTTTTTCTAACTCAGTTGCCATGTTGAAACTGAAGAAATCCAGCTCTAACGAGCGAGAAATCGACTATGAGTTTGATGCCCTGTATCAAGAGCTAAAGGAACTCGATTTACAAAGACTCGAAGAGCTTCTTAATGAAGTGAGCATCAACCCCAAACAACGCCAAATCTACTCTCACCTCAAGTTGATCTTCAGTAAATTGGAAGACCAAAAGCGCAATAACGACCTCTACAAACAACTATACGCACTGATTGGCTACGAGATACGCGGAATCACCAACACCATCAACGGTGGTGTCCAATATCTGGTTCAAGAAACCGATGAAAACGGCGTATTGATGGCGAAGGATATTACCTCTGCATGTAGTACCTTGTCTGAGTTAGCAGAAAACTATAACCGTTTGATTTCACAGGGTACGGAAAGTAAGTCGAAGGAGTTCTCTCTACTGAACGTGTTGTCTGAATTGATGATTCATATCAGCGCCAAAGTTCAGAGAAACGAAGGTCAACTTGACTGCTTTATCTCTGACAACTTGCCGAACCGTGTGGAGGGCCAATCCACCAGCTTATTCTGGATCTTGTTCCTGCAGCTTTCTAACGCAATCCAGCTTAAATCAAACAAGAAGTTATTCGTGACGATAGAGTCTGGCGCGGCTTCGGATATGGAAAATACGCGTGTCACCATCAATCTCAACTTCCTTTCAACGTTGGATGTCTCTGTAGCTAAGCTCAATAAGCTCCATTGGAGCGATCATAAACACCATACTGCTAACACAGACGACTTAGCGAAAAGCGTATTAAAAGATTACGGGTATTACGAAAGTCACTGGTTCCAATCGGGTACACAAGAACGTTTTCAGATTGAGCTTGATCTTAAGGCGAAGAATTTCCATACAGAGAAAACTCGGTTCGACGGCAAACGTTTACTGCTGTGTGCCAATACTCAAGTTCGTATCGATGTAATGAAGAAAATGCTCAGCAACTTGGGGCTTGATATCACCGAAATTCGCACTGCCAATGAGTTATTTTCGGCGGCAAAAACCTTCGGTGAGTACGATGCCATCATGTTGACCGACACCTTTGAACCCAACAAATTACCGTCACTGAGTAAAACAGTAAAATCTCAACTTAAGAGTCACCCAAATACCAAGCTATTGTTGTCAGTAACCAATACTCAGCATGCACAAGAGTGTCACAGCTTCGTCGATAAGATCATCAACTCCCCTGCGATTCCTTATGAGTTCATCCCTAACTTGCTCACCATTATGGAAGCAGAAGCATCAGAGGAACAGATGGAGAACAGTTCGTTCCTTATCGTAGAAGATGACCGAGTTCAGCAAATCTTACTTAAACGAATTCTGACCAAACAAGAGTATGAACCAGACACGGTTGGCGATGGTGCCGACGCAGTGGAGCACTTCATGAATAAACGTTCTGACATCATCTTCATGGACTGCATCATGCCAGGTATGGGCGGCATAGAAGCGACCAAACGCATTCGCCAGTTTGAACAAGAAAACGAGAAAAACCCTTGCACCATCATAGGTGCAACCGCATTGACCAGCAGTAACGAACACCAGGCTTGTATTGAAGCCGGAATGGATTACGTGATCAGCAAACCTTACAAAAGCGACCAAATCATTAAGGTGATCAACAAGTATGTGGCGGTACAGAAACTTAACTAG
- a CDS encoding ABC transporter transmembrane domain-containing protein — translation MQTEQFSQKINMADKCYLTFSTIISTLFGLVLPFSILIIFDRVLPNQAQDTLFLLFAIILISIFLDYHLKNQEEKISSVIMRQFETNLTNKVFQSICLAEISKFRRLEPGEYLERISTIPELKTFFGGESVRALINLAVSVITILIIGLINIWAGVTLLIASLILAIFAWSLSKQKIGSLQNKSDIEGLTTSKIIEIISSPLDIKARNMEYRVESLMTQMVEEREVENIKYEQIESNFGLILALIQQLSIACVVVVLATAVINMESSQGIMAAIIMLTNRYFAPYQQVMRTASRWELNKLHIQRIAELLELAASVEHQHETTEVERISVKYSEKQRIEFELGQAYLLTGKSGTGKTHLANCITRQNSDNKLDIMINDTPLDDVNYNVWRNSVLMVDKTSSFVEGTIIDNLTCFRPSLNNTAFALCETMNIKAQIDGLPAGFYTELKGHMRNPFSRQVGYALLLVRALLASKRVLIFDDIDCVFDEEFARVVLTSTAYRANDKILIIASNKMDKLNHRLKRVKLTGGDQ, via the coding sequence ATGCAAACTGAGCAATTTTCTCAAAAGATCAATATGGCAGATAAGTGTTATCTGACTTTCTCTACGATAATTTCCACCCTGTTTGGCTTGGTACTGCCCTTCTCTATTCTGATCATTTTTGACCGAGTGTTACCCAACCAAGCACAAGATACGTTGTTCTTATTGTTCGCGATTATCTTGATTTCCATCTTCCTTGACTACCACCTGAAAAATCAGGAAGAGAAGATATCTTCCGTCATCATGAGGCAGTTTGAGACCAACTTAACCAACAAGGTGTTTCAATCCATCTGTTTGGCTGAAATCTCTAAATTCCGCCGTTTAGAACCGGGGGAATACTTAGAACGAATCTCAACCATTCCGGAGTTGAAAACCTTCTTTGGCGGAGAATCGGTTCGAGCCCTTATAAATCTTGCTGTCAGCGTGATAACCATCCTGATTATTGGCCTTATCAACATATGGGCTGGCGTGACGCTTCTGATTGCCTCGCTCATCTTAGCCATTTTCGCTTGGAGCCTTTCTAAACAAAAGATTGGCAGCTTACAAAACAAGTCAGACATAGAAGGCTTAACCACTTCTAAAATTATCGAGATCATCTCTAGCCCGCTGGATATCAAAGCGCGAAATATGGAATACCGCGTTGAAAGCCTGATGACACAAATGGTGGAAGAGCGTGAAGTGGAGAACATCAAATACGAACAGATTGAATCGAACTTCGGCTTGATCTTGGCGCTCATCCAACAGCTTTCCATTGCTTGCGTTGTTGTAGTACTAGCAACCGCCGTTATCAACATGGAATCAAGCCAAGGCATCATGGCCGCGATCATCATGCTGACCAACCGTTACTTCGCGCCCTACCAACAAGTGATGCGTACCGCGAGCCGTTGGGAATTAAACAAACTCCATATACAGCGTATTGCCGAGCTTCTTGAACTGGCAGCGTCTGTTGAACATCAACATGAGACAACGGAAGTAGAACGTATTTCTGTCAAATACTCTGAAAAGCAGCGTATCGAATTCGAACTCGGACAAGCCTATTTACTGACCGGGAAAAGTGGCACAGGCAAGACCCATCTCGCCAATTGTATTACGCGGCAGAACAGCGATAACAAACTGGACATCATGATTAATGACACGCCTCTGGATGACGTGAACTACAACGTTTGGCGTAACAGCGTGCTGATGGTCGATAAGACAAGTTCATTCGTGGAAGGGACCATTATTGATAATCTAACTTGTTTTCGACCAAGCCTGAATAACACGGCTTTCGCCTTATGTGAAACCATGAACATCAAGGCACAGATTGATGGGTTGCCTGCTGGTTTCTATACCGAACTGAAAGGACACATGCGTAATCCATTCTCTCGCCAAGTTGGGTATGCTCTGTTATTAGTCCGTGCCCTGCTCGCCAGTAAACGCGTATTGATATTCGACGACATAGACTGCGTCTTCGATGAAGAATTTGCACGCGTCGTTCTCACTAGCACCGCCTATCGTGCCAATGACAAGATCTTAATCATCGCCAGCAATAAAATGGACAAACTCAACCACCGCCTCAAACGTGTCAAGCTTACGGGAGGTGACCAATGA
- a CDS encoding HlyD family type I secretion periplasmic adaptor subunit: MSNNQIEHHLRKALVSNNEASKVTADDTIVLASAMTSVHKTLLIIFLLALVAIAVASQARIDIVVSVRGELLLESDVEKVQHLEGGILEELLVRKGEVVYEGQPIARIRSLDRNTQLDTVNTEIIQLELDKIRYESLRDMIEPNFASYIEKFPEQVQVNMNTWQQEFSKNRSNEELITHDIKHKNSLINSMFKRRKSSENQLSLIRKQLNIKNTLYKEEMASYVDVLNMKVQESNMVREIENLDESVMNERFQLDKLEKQHRDLVENRNSEYQAQIIQANKDLKLKRILQPQHSDKVDRLIVYSPVDGVVDKLHFNFRSAVIPPGESIADIAPINNSLHGEAKIPRKDMGFVEIGQAVKVKMDTYNFAKYGFVEGTIASISRSSYEEEDAEFYLAEIEIDRNFLERGGTQYKLSPYMEFTADVKTGSRRVIEYAAKPVMSAIEDAFDER, encoded by the coding sequence ATGAGTAATAACCAAATAGAGCACCACCTCAGAAAAGCACTCGTTTCTAATAACGAGGCTTCGAAGGTGACGGCAGATGACACCATCGTACTTGCAAGTGCCATGACCAGCGTTCATAAAACCTTGCTCATCATATTCCTACTCGCTTTGGTCGCGATCGCCGTTGCGTCACAGGCGCGCATCGACATTGTCGTTTCTGTGCGTGGTGAGCTGCTGTTGGAATCTGACGTCGAGAAGGTTCAACACTTAGAAGGCGGCATTTTAGAAGAGCTGTTAGTCAGAAAGGGGGAAGTTGTGTATGAAGGTCAACCTATTGCGCGAATCCGCTCACTCGACCGCAACACCCAACTCGATACCGTGAACACCGAAATCATTCAGTTGGAACTCGACAAGATTCGTTATGAAAGCTTGCGCGACATGATCGAACCAAACTTTGCTTCTTACATCGAAAAGTTTCCAGAACAAGTTCAGGTCAATATGAATACGTGGCAACAAGAGTTTTCGAAAAACCGCTCCAACGAAGAGCTCATCACCCACGATATCAAACACAAAAATTCGCTTATTAACTCAATGTTTAAACGTCGTAAAAGTTCAGAGAACCAACTCTCACTCATTCGTAAACAACTCAACATCAAAAACACGCTGTATAAAGAAGAGATGGCGTCCTATGTAGACGTTCTCAATATGAAAGTACAAGAGTCCAATATGGTTCGTGAGATTGAAAACCTTGATGAGTCGGTCATGAACGAACGTTTCCAACTCGACAAACTCGAGAAACAACATCGAGATTTGGTTGAAAACCGTAACTCCGAGTACCAAGCGCAAATCATTCAGGCCAATAAAGATCTCAAACTGAAACGGATCCTTCAACCACAACATTCTGACAAGGTTGATCGCCTGATCGTCTACTCGCCAGTGGATGGTGTGGTCGACAAATTACACTTCAACTTCCGCTCTGCGGTAATACCACCCGGCGAGAGCATCGCTGATATTGCACCAATCAATAACTCCCTACACGGTGAAGCGAAGATCCCGCGTAAAGACATGGGGTTTGTTGAAATTGGCCAAGCGGTGAAAGTAAAAATGGATACCTATAACTTCGCAAAATATGGATTTGTTGAGGGAACCATCGCCTCAATCAGCCGTTCATCCTATGAGGAAGAAGATGCTGAATTCTATTTGGCAGAGATTGAAATTGACCGAAACTTTCTTGAACGAGGAGGCACTCAATACAAGCTATCACCTTATATGGAATTTACCGCAGATGTAAAAACAGGCTCACGTCGCGTGATCGAATACGCAGCGAAACCTGTGATGTCAGCGATCGAAGATGCATTCGATGAGAGGTAA
- a CDS encoding TolC family protein, which yields MWRYRNLTSSIMAALVFSTTPSASATTLLEAVELGLQNSLSLRASDKGVEENEYNIGISRSKFLPSLNGAADTTWNENETLLSSVPDETSSYNSNSYSLSLSQSVFNLGDIFKYGTAKLDFNIEEIKHENKIQSTISEIGSQYFEYLKNNAQIKATKVELKSSETREHQMRRNVELGNTAASELYEVIAQKEGVSNRLRTLQKDRRVILNGLSIQIQYPITPSQDIYESVPLKEISESEQRSIMDQALKLNNDLLVAKKNVERSRRSLKESGTNFLPTVSLSASYRHDDANNYDKTDITATGESNSTSVGLNLALPILSGGSDYYGYQKSSTAIERTELLYQDSLYATRNSVNTSVLNINDFSQSISSYENIIRANYASYKGIQRAYQLGTRTITDLLAAESKLFSALRDYESARYDYIIETIKLEQVKGVLSIQSIQSIMQLMSDIEGRNNQELVPKHLLSTESLKTGGRNAN from the coding sequence ATGTGGCGGTACAGAAACTTAACTAGCAGCATTATGGCTGCGCTTGTATTCAGCACAACACCTTCAGCATCGGCAACGACCCTGCTTGAGGCAGTAGAACTCGGCCTGCAAAACAGCCTGTCCCTTCGCGCCAGTGATAAAGGTGTGGAAGAGAACGAATACAACATTGGGATCAGCCGCTCTAAATTTCTTCCTTCGCTTAATGGCGCTGCCGATACCACATGGAATGAAAACGAAACCTTGTTATCGAGTGTGCCTGATGAAACCTCAAGCTATAACTCAAATAGCTACAGCCTTTCCCTTTCGCAATCGGTATTCAACCTAGGCGATATTTTCAAATACGGAACGGCAAAGCTCGACTTCAATATCGAAGAGATTAAACACGAGAATAAAATCCAAAGCACCATCTCTGAAATTGGCTCACAGTACTTTGAGTATTTGAAAAACAACGCACAGATAAAAGCGACCAAGGTCGAACTTAAATCGTCTGAGACGCGTGAACATCAGATGCGACGAAACGTAGAGTTAGGCAACACAGCCGCTAGTGAACTGTACGAAGTTATCGCTCAGAAAGAAGGAGTCTCGAATCGATTAAGAACCTTACAGAAAGACCGTAGAGTCATTCTCAACGGGCTATCGATTCAGATTCAATACCCTATCACTCCGTCGCAAGATATATACGAAAGCGTGCCATTAAAAGAGATTAGCGAAAGTGAACAGCGCTCAATCATGGATCAAGCATTAAAGCTCAACAACGACTTGTTAGTGGCGAAAAAAAACGTCGAGAGAAGCCGGAGAAGCTTAAAAGAGAGTGGTACAAACTTCTTACCTACCGTGTCGCTTTCAGCCAGTTATCGTCACGATGACGCCAATAACTACGATAAAACCGACATCACTGCGACAGGCGAAAGTAACTCTACCAGTGTTGGCTTGAATCTAGCCTTGCCTATTTTGTCTGGTGGTTCTGATTATTACGGATATCAAAAATCATCGACAGCGATTGAACGTACCGAGCTGCTTTATCAAGATTCGCTTTACGCCACACGCAACAGCGTGAACACATCTGTGCTCAACATTAATGATTTCTCGCAATCTATCAGCAGTTACGAAAACATCATTCGCGCCAACTACGCCTCGTACAAAGGTATCCAAAGGGCTTACCAATTAGGCACGCGTACGATCACCGATTTATTGGCCGCCGAAAGTAAACTGTTCAGCGCCTTAAGAGACTATGAAAGCGCACGATACGACTACATCATCGAAACCATCAAGCTTGAGCAAGTTAAGGGCGTACTCTCGATTCAGTCAATTCAGAGCATCATGCAATTAATGAGTGATATTGAAGGGCGAAACAATCAAGAACTCGTGCCGAAACACCTTCTCTCAACGGAGTCGTTGAAAACAGGAGGTCGCAATGCAAACTGA
- a CDS encoding ATP-binding cassette domain-containing protein has translation MSILVDFNNVPQRVLDFESSGYDERYGQSPLIRGLAYTLIALEWEGTPSILSDAFIPKPKDSDSFTATIERLGYRCDVTKLKTLENIDQYPHPCFIEIENLSAIFLGTKDGKLLLFDYTNNNTIEYPMCKKPCLLISISEYSRLFREPPPESQDRSNWIKYAFYRYNNELKSLIILSFVISILGALQPFFIMSVYNFALTSSSQATLYWLTLFAIIVGFSEYFFKKMRVNIIATSGKDLAVHISQAVISKLLWLPYAMTSTAGVSSQLARLKDIDTFRRLVTAESTLSYFDMPFVIVFIIAIALMSGTAALVVMGGLILMLVFCVYSRYIYSQATSKSSRANAMVSYQWNEILRGIKTIQGLPLLRVVQSRFSASHMQSTSDAENVAVTNSKIQAAGGSLIQVIGTASIVTAVIGVMEGTSDAGAMLATVILVWKALGPIMGIYNSISKFQSIKASSAQINNLMSMNDDKLTLEKSPPIRLFQGSIVGSGVSHRYTGAATGLTNLGFKIPPSAKVVICGPTGCGKTTLISIIAGLEDRYQGAVSVDGYNIKQFNSYRYRTSINYIPFNLHIFEGSLETNFILHNGLIPTEKMQEMVSFFELDEWLPEGLATQLSVDKCKGLPNGIQQKLRLALGLGNCEQSLIIIDEPFNGAEQENAQYFNRLFSDKLLNKTVIFSTNDPGLIATSNMSLVLEPDGNLKYFGLTDKYLNSLS, from the coding sequence ATGAGTATCCTAGTTGACTTCAACAATGTGCCGCAGCGTGTATTGGATTTTGAATCAAGTGGTTATGATGAACGCTACGGTCAGTCACCGCTGATTCGTGGCTTAGCCTACACCTTGATAGCACTCGAATGGGAAGGCACGCCTTCTATACTCAGTGACGCTTTTATTCCTAAGCCAAAAGACAGCGACAGTTTTACTGCGACCATAGAGCGTCTTGGATACCGCTGTGATGTGACCAAGCTAAAGACTCTCGAGAATATCGATCAGTACCCTCACCCATGCTTTATTGAGATAGAGAACCTTAGCGCCATTTTCTTAGGTACTAAGGATGGAAAGTTACTCCTGTTTGATTACACGAACAACAACACCATTGAATACCCAATGTGTAAAAAGCCCTGTTTGCTGATTTCGATTAGCGAATATTCTCGTCTATTCCGCGAACCACCGCCGGAATCGCAAGACAGAAGCAATTGGATAAAATACGCTTTCTATCGTTACAACAATGAACTTAAAAGCCTGATCATTCTCAGCTTCGTCATCAGTATTCTCGGTGCATTGCAGCCATTCTTTATTATGAGTGTGTATAACTTCGCGCTCACTTCGAGTTCTCAAGCCACACTCTATTGGTTAACCTTATTTGCCATTATTGTTGGCTTCTCGGAGTATTTCTTCAAAAAGATGCGGGTCAACATCATTGCCACGTCCGGTAAAGATCTCGCCGTGCACATCTCGCAAGCCGTAATATCGAAACTTCTCTGGCTACCTTATGCGATGACATCAACCGCTGGGGTTTCGTCGCAGTTGGCTCGTTTGAAAGATATCGATACCTTCCGACGCTTAGTGACCGCAGAATCAACGCTTAGCTATTTTGATATGCCATTTGTGATTGTATTTATCATCGCGATTGCCCTGATGTCGGGTACGGCAGCGCTTGTAGTGATGGGTGGCTTAATCTTGATGTTGGTGTTCTGTGTGTATTCTCGCTATATCTACTCGCAAGCCACATCCAAAAGCTCGCGCGCCAATGCGATGGTCTCGTATCAATGGAATGAAATCCTTCGTGGTATCAAAACTATCCAAGGCCTGCCTTTACTTCGTGTCGTTCAATCTCGATTCAGTGCTTCACATATGCAAAGCACCAGTGATGCCGAGAACGTTGCCGTGACTAACAGTAAGATTCAGGCCGCTGGCGGCAGTTTGATTCAGGTAATTGGTACCGCAAGTATCGTGACCGCAGTAATCGGCGTAATGGAAGGGACTTCTGATGCTGGTGCAATGCTCGCGACAGTGATATTGGTTTGGAAGGCGTTAGGTCCGATCATGGGTATCTACAACTCAATTTCTAAATTCCAGTCGATTAAGGCTTCATCAGCACAGATCAATAACTTAATGTCGATGAATGACGATAAACTGACCTTAGAGAAGAGCCCGCCTATTCGCTTGTTCCAAGGTAGTATTGTTGGCAGTGGTGTCAGTCATCGTTACACAGGAGCAGCAACCGGCTTAACTAACTTGGGGTTCAAAATACCACCCAGTGCAAAAGTGGTCATTTGTGGCCCTACGGGCTGCGGAAAAACCACCTTAATTTCAATCATTGCTGGGCTAGAAGACCGCTATCAAGGCGCAGTTTCTGTCGATGGTTACAACATTAAACAGTTCAATAGCTACCGTTATCGCACCTCAATTAACTACATCCCTTTTAACCTGCATATTTTTGAAGGCTCACTAGAAACCAACTTCATTCTGCATAACGGACTCATTCCAACAGAGAAGATGCAAGAGATGGTGAGCTTCTTCGAACTGGACGAATGGCTACCAGAAGGCTTAGCCACTCAATTGAGTGTCGATAAGTGCAAAGGTCTTCCAAATGGAATTCAGCAAAAACTTCGTTTGGCCCTTGGCTTAGGTAACTGTGAGCAATCTCTGATAATCATTGATGAGCCCTTCAACGGTGCCGAGCAGGAAAACGCGCAATACTTTAACCGTTTGTTCAGCGATAAGTTGCTGAATAAGACAGTCATTTTTTCGACCAATGATCCCGGCTTAATCGCCACATCCAACATGAGTTTGGTTCTAGAGCCAGATGGAAACTTGAAATATTTTGGCTTAACAGACAAATACTTAAACAGTTTGAGCTAA